A portion of the Toxoplasma gondii ME49 chromosome VIIb, whole genome shotgun sequence genome contains these proteins:
- a CDS encoding WD domain, G-beta repeat-containing protein (encoded by transcript TGME49_255870), which translates to MSFSPAGGGRHFAAPVVYHPVRNAAPSQPMSSSTLPPEQTHGPSGGHFSDIAPPSLLSSASHALQSSLTGVRGSLSCGSDFNASSRGPRSPPRNVFKRSAQSSTTTCGISASVCSAEFPTSQDASSQLVIGKGYGVAPAAAAPLPLNADGVGRNPPGPLWAGDRQPGEGFEREERNAYEWVGKTDEFPEPELLRTFRDKCSPINGVAFSPDMQCMYTSSDDCSLHIYSLQKGVCTRVLHANKYGVHSIRILPHSLVGVSSTSASSPSSAGASGTHGIQPPLQPPPGGAPGVTCLCLCGTRASAPASTANAAGNRPAGSAAKSQSQVGKGKMAEESGPDAAGSRAPVASGSTAFAVRLWDLAENRYLRTFPLNGKVCRGNGLCLHPQRNIFACCSEDATVRLFALDKEQPMWSRAVRTSTPLAAFDNSGLVLAVYEGEGLVTFFDSKHPYLPFLRFSIAPALRGACPGQPGSWRKGLSAACRRCSLPLRSGQTKAEGGGPQGADSQKMVGYCHCSDRGERSRPALEGEVDVEEQPTSMLFSPDDSEIVVGTSDERLLFFDATTGELVRVLSSRKRGLPHMGTGASTVQSVGMEMGNSREVRRECKEEQESDIRTRDTSEKEKSGRGCWSTQCRTLGEIVQRQLAERGEYKCSGKRQRTDGNEEEQRDHKRKRSSEVEEKLDSVCSVQSCSGSCAASSSSSPPASNYPVSRSKSHADPNASFDASSLFNISPPPFGCSSSCPDCSSVVSSASPLPGEASSRPVFVPAFSPCGRFIAVGGTDRRVHIFDLHANSGKGREAFALGRCESDPQFVLFNSKFDVFLTAGLNASLWKHHFCRTQTPSLLYCV; encoded by the coding sequence atgtctttttctccagccgGCGGAGGGCGACATTTCGCTGCTCCCGTCGTCTACCATCCAGTTCGCAACGCAGCTCCGTCTCAACCgatgtcttcttcgactctgcCGCCGGAGCAAACTCATGGTCCATCGGGAGGACACTTTAGTGATATAGCTCCGCCATCTTTACTTTCATCCGCCTCCCATGCCCTTCAGTCGTCACTGACAGGGGTGCGTGGTTCACTGTCCTGTGGCAGTGACTTCAACGCTTCGTCTCGAGGGCCTCGGTCACCGCCCCGCAATGTTTTCAAAAGATCTGCTCAGTCGTCCACTACGACTTGTGGCATTTCTGCTTCAGTCTGCTCTGCAGAGTTTCCGACTTCTCAAGATGCGTCTTCTCAACTTGTGATTGGCAAGGGGTATGGCGTTGCGCCAGCGGCAGCCGCACCACTCCCGCTCAACGCCGACGGGGTTGGCCGAAATCCGCCAGGGCCGCTCTGGGCTGGTGACCGGCAGCCCGGGGAAGGttttgagagagaggaaagaaacgcgtaTGAATGGGTGGGAAAAACCGACGAGTTTCCCGAACCGGAGCTCCTTCGCACATTTCGAGACAAGTGCAGCCCGATCAACGGGGTTGCGTTTTCCCCTGACAtgcagtgtatgtacacgtcAAGCGACGACTGTTCGCTGCATATTTACTCGCTTCAAAAAGGCGTTTGCACACGTGTGTTGCACGCAAACAAGTACGGCGTCCACAGCATTCGCATTTTGCCCCACTCTCTCGTCGGCGTTTCTTCGAcgtccgcttcttcgccctcgtcCGCAGGCGCATCGGGAACACACGGAATTCAGCCTCCGCTGCAGCCCCCGCCCGGCGGCGCTCCTGGAGTCAcgtgcctctgcctctgcggGACGCGTGCATCAGCGCCAGCTTCCACCGCGAACGCAGCTGGAAACCGTCCAGCTGGTTCCGCTGCAAAAAGTCAAAGTCAAGTTGGGAAGGGAAAGAtggcagaagagagcggtCCTGATGCAGCGGGAAGCAGGGCTCCTGTCGCCTCAGGATCCACGGCGTTTGCTGTGAGGTTGTGGGACCTCGCGGAGAACCGGTACCTCCGCACTTTTCCTTTGAATGGCAAAGTGTGTCGGGGGAATGGCCTTTGCCTCCACCCTCAGCGGAACATATTTGCCTGTTGCAGCGAGGACGCTACGgtgcgtctcttcgctctggACAAAGAACAGCCCATGTGGTCTCGAGCTGTTAGGACGTCGACGCCTCTCGCTGCGTTTGACAATAGCGGACTCGTCCTGGCTGTctacgaaggcgaaggcctTGTAACTTTTTTCGACAGCAAGCATCCTTacctcccttttctccgaTTTTCCATCGCGCCGGCGCTGCGAGGAGCGTGTCCAGGACAGCCTGGCTCATGGCGAAAGGGACTGTCTGCGGCATGCCGGCGTTGTAGCCTGCCGTTGCGAAGCGGGCAAACAAAGGCGGAAGGCGGCGGCCCACAGGGAGCGGATTCTCAAAAGATGGTCGGGTACTGCCATTGCAGCGATCGCGGGGAGCGAAGCCGTCCGGCACTTGAGGGGGAAGTTGATGTCGAAGAACAACCAACAAGTATGCTGTTCTCGCCCGATGACTCAGAAATTGTGGTAGGTACGAGCGACGAGAGGCTTCTGTTCTTCGACGCAACTACTGGAGAACTGGTGAGGGTTTTGAGTTCTCGAAAGCGAGGCCTGCCGCACATGGGAACAGGTGCTTCGACTGTACAAAGTGTTGGGATGGAAATgggaaactcgagagaggTTCGAAGAGAATGCAAGGAGGAACAGGAGTCGGACATTCGCACCCGAGACACgtcggagaaagagaaaagcggtCGTGGGTGCTGGTCAACGCAGTGCAGAACTCTTGGAGAAATCGTGCAAAGACAGCTGGCAGAGCGCGGGGAGTACAAATGTTCGGGGAAAAGACAACGGACGGATGGAAATGAGGAGGAACAGCGAGACCACAAACGCAAGCGTTCATCTGAGGTGGAGGAGAAGCTCGATTCGGTTTGTTCCGTCCAGTCATGTTCTGGGTCGTGCgcagcttcgtcttcttcgtctccaccaGCTTCCAACTATCCGGTGTCAAGATCGAAATCACATGCAGACCCGAATGCCTCTTTcgacgcttcttcgctcttcaaCATTTCTCCTCCACCTTTCGGCTGCTCCTCCTCGTGCCCCGATTGTTCCTCggttgtctcctctgcttcgcctctcccaGGAGAGGCCAGCTCTCGGCCCGTGTTCGTCCCAGCGTTTTCTCCGTGTGGTCGGTTCATCGCGGTGGGGGGCACCGACCGGCGCGTACATATTTTCGATCTTCACGCAAACAGTgggaagggaagagaggcgtTTGCGTTGGGACGCTGCGAAAGTGACCCTCAGTTTGTTTTGTTTAATTCCAAGTTTGATGTGTTTCTCACCGCCGGCCTTAATGCTTCTCTGTGGAAACACCACTTCTGCCGGACACAGaccccttctctcctgtacTGCGTATGA